The Candidatus Cloacimonadota bacterium genome segment CAGGCAAACCGGAGCATTTGTATAAACCGGCATATTTCCGTTGAGCAGTTTGGTGAATGCCATCAGCATTTGAGGAGTGCTGGGAGAACATCCGGGGATCGATACATCCACTTTCACGAAATTACTGATCGGTTGTGCTTCCATTGCTTTTCCAACCGTGAATTTCACATCTCCATAAACCTTTTTGAATCTTTCTGCCCATTTTCCATCGTCATTTGCCATGGTCTGCACACATCCATAATTCGCACATGATCCAAACGCAACGAGGATTTTTGCCTTTTTTCTTATTTCTAATAATTCTTCTTTTTGTTTTTCCGTATTTATCGATCCTTCCACAAGAGCAATATCAACTTCTGCTTCGTCATCATTATTGCTCATTGCTTCATAGAAAACTTTTATATCTGCTGCTTCAAAGAGATCGACAAGTTGGTCTTCACAATCGATGATCGCTAATTGACAGCCGGCACAACCGGTAAATCCATATACTCCGAGTGTTGGTTTTTTACTCATCATTTCCTCCTAAATCAGATCTTTCATATGAAGAACATCCCAGTAGGTAAATACCGGTCCGTCGATACAAGTATAAACATAATCTATGATACAATGTCCACACTTTCCAACACCGCATTTCATTCTTCTTTCCAGAGAAAGCAAAATATCATTCTTATACATTCCCAGTTCCAGAAGCTCTTTCACTACAAATCGATACATGACCGGAGGTCCGCACACAGCAGCTACTGTATTATTCGGATCGATCCCCTTGATAGATTTGAAAAGTTCCGTAACTCGACCTTTCTTAACTTTTTCTTCAAATCCTTCATTTTCATCATCAACGATCAGATGCAGATCGATCTGTTCGGATTTGAGAAGTTCAAAGAAATCCTCTTTGTAAAGCATATCTTCGACATTTCTGGCTCCATAAAGATATGTAAATTTTCCGAATTGTTCTCGATTATCCAAAATGTATAGAAGCAGAGATCTTAATGGAGCAGCCCCCAATCCACCGGCAACAATAATTATATCTTTTCCAGAGAATTTTTCCAAGTCAAAACCATTACCAAAAGGTCCTTTCAGTCCAATTAAATCACCATCTGTGAGTGAGAAAAGTTTTTCCGTAAATCTGCCGACTTTTCGAACTGCAAACTCGATGATCCCT includes the following:
- a CDS encoding NADH:ubiquinone oxidoreductase, translating into MMSKKPTLGVYGFTGCAGCQLAIIDCEDQLVDLFEAADIKVFYEAMSNNDDEAEVDIALVEGSINTEKQKEELLEIRKKAKILVAFGSCANYGCVQTMANDDGKWAERFKKVYGDVKFTVGKAMEAQPISNFVKVDVSIPGCSPSTPQMLMAFTKLLNGNMPVYTNAPVCLECKFRENECLLNKDILCLGPLTKGGCTAPCPTHNTGCVGCWGIIDEANHTAELKLMVEKGFKADDIIRKFSIFGGGKITAKINELMEVVQ